In one Colletotrichum destructivum chromosome 2, complete sequence genomic region, the following are encoded:
- a CDS encoding Putative short-chain dehydrogenase/reductase SDR, NAD(P)-binding domain superfamily: MDLAADFSPYRADGKLHGFVCVVTGAAQPVGQAIIEELAAHGAASIYACDKTASDDTFKSLLTKVNQEHPNTKIIPYPFNVAKEEETLVLIDELLNAFGRLDVWVSSAGLLGPPSIADTTPADLQRCFEAHSMAPFFALKYAPPAMAKLTEKQSYPNAAPKTQKYGSIVVIGSVASTYGGCWGPCYTVASHAALGVVKAGVAVLKGTGVRINCISPGQIDVGLDLDGVDMKGMNSQFPPASLQGKESSKASIGLERPGSPQEVARVAGFLASGFSSYITGANLVVDGGSSAMNPLTIPIGKA; the protein is encoded by the exons ATGGATTTGGCTGCTGACTTTAGTCCTTACCGCGCCGATGGCAAGCTT CACGGCTTTGTCTGTGTTGTTACTGGCGCCGCACAGCCCGTCGGACAGGCCATTATTGAAGAGCTGGCAG CACACGGTGCCGCCTCTATATACG CATGCGACAAGACAGCCAGCGATGATACGTTCAAGTCACTTTTGACCAAGGTGAATCAGGAGCACCCTAATACCAAAATCATCCCGTACCCCTTCAACGTTgccaaggaggaagagacgCTGGTTctcatcgacgagctgctgaACGCCTTCGGACGCCTCGACGTCTGGGTCTCGTCGGCCGGCCTGCTTGGCCCACCGTCCATTGCCGATACGACGCCGGCAGACCTACAGCGGTGCTTCGAGGCGCACTCGATGGCGCCCTTCTTCGCGCTCAAGTACGCGCCCCCTGCCATGGCCAAGCTCACGGAGAAGCAGTCGTACCCGAACGCAGCGCCCAAGACGCAGAAATACGGCAGCATTgtcgtcatcggcagcgTGGCGTCGACGTACGGCGGTTGCTGGGGTCCCTGTTATACAGTAGCTTCGCACGCAGCCCTCGGTGTCGTCAAGGCTGGCGTCGCGGTACTCAAAGGCACCGGGGTGAGAATCAATTGCATCTCACCAGGACAAATCGACGTCGGTCTCGACTTGGACGGG GTTGATATGAAAGGGATGAACTCCCAATTCCCTCCTGCCAGCTTACAAGGCAAAGAA TCTTCGAAGGCCAgcatcggcctcgagcgACCGGGCAGCCCTCAAGAGGTAGCCCGCGTGGCCGGATTTCTTGCATCGGGCTTCAGCTCCTATATCACGGGAGCAAAcctggtcgtcgacggcggctccTC TGCTATGAACCCGCTCACAATTCCTATCGGCAAAGCGTAG
- a CDS encoding Putative cytidine and deoxycytidylate deaminase domain, cytidine deaminase, homotetrameric, translating to MAFTPEILDIANESQTADTAKKFGLTIAEVNELHQRATAAKATAYCPYSQFRVGSTLLSNDGQYTAGANVENASYPVGTCAERVAFGKAITEGIRGFKAVAVATDIEAPCSPCGMCRQFIREFVDLETPILMFNKDGKYVVMRLEELLPLSFGPEYLPPPDVLQKSRAGGV from the exons ATGGCCTTCACTCCCGAAatcctcgacatcgccaacgAGTCTCAGACGGCGGACACGGCCAAGAAGTTTGGACTCACAATCGCCGAGGTGAATGAGCTTCACCAgagggcgacggcagcgaagGCGACAGCCTATTGCCCATACAGCCAGTTCCGTGTGGGCTCGACACTTCTTTCCAACGATGGCCAGTACACCGCCGGTGCCAATGTTGAGAATGCCTCCTATCCTGTTGGCACCTGCGCCGAGAGAGTAGCCTTTGGCAAAGCCATCACGGAAGGCATTCGGGGATTCAaagccgtggccgtggccacTGATATTGAGGCCCCCTGCAGTCCCTGCGGCATGTGTCGGCAGTT CATTCGCGAGTTTGTGGACTTGGAGACGCCTATCCTCATGTTCAACAAGGATGGCAAGTACGTTGTGATGAGACTGGAGGAG CTACTCCCACTTTCGTTCGGCCCTGAGTACCTGCCGCCCCCAGATGTCCTGCAAAAGAGCCGTGCTGGCGGAGTATGA